From Chaetodon trifascialis isolate fChaTrf1 chromosome 24, fChaTrf1.hap1, whole genome shotgun sequence:
TATTAGGATTCCCATTACTGGCTACACTTGGTTTAACTCATGTCCATGCCCAGGATACAGCATTGCTAACTAGTATAAAGGCCACAGAGGGATAAAacatacagaaagaaaagagcaacTAATATTGATAACTTTCTGATTGTGCAATTAAAAGTGAGCAGAATCAACAGAGTGGAGAGTAATGGGCATGTAAACACTGTTTGCCTTTTCCAGgtatatatttttcatgttgctttacTCCACTACCAAGACTCTGTCATCCAAGAAGAGTGTGACTTCCCTTCATGCATATGATGCAcccataaatgtaatttcacGCTATTACACTTTAACACATACAACAACCAAAGTTCATGTATTGTAACACATGAAACTTGTATGACATTTGGATCACAGGGATGAATATCATTTAACAGGCATTTAAATAGGAGGATTCAGTACAATACATTTAATTTAGTGTCAAATTTTGCATGACTTTTAAAACAATGTGCActtaatgttctttttttttttctccccaccCCTTCTGCCCGTGTTTCTATCCTTTCTTCACAGATATCTCAGACCGAAATGCTGCCCTGTATCATTTTCATCGCCTTGTTTCTCACTGCGGCCCGATCCCAAGATATCCATCCCTCACAGGCATCATCCTCTATTAGTGAGTCTTGTGACTCCTTGTGCTCCTGTGAGGGAAAAGATGGTATCCTTCATCTTAACTGCGAGCAAAGAAACATCAGCAAAATCTCCCAAATCAAAATCCCGTCAGGTGTGCCCTTCCACCTGAACCTTTACAAAAATGACTTGGTTGAGCTCCGAGCAGAAGAAATGGAAGGGCTTAAGAATGCCCTTTCGCTGCACATTGGGGGTAATAGCATACAAGAGCTGGAACCAGGGGTCTTTAGCACTCTGGGTTCACTGAAAAAACTCCATATAAATAGCAATTTCCTCGTCACTCTGAAAGAGGACACTTTTCAAGGCCTGGTGAATTTGGAGTTTCTTCAAGCTGACACAAATTTCATTCGGGTCATCGAGCCGGGGGCcttcaacaaactgatccgccTCAAGGTCCTCATCCTGAATGATAATTCCATCGAGTTTTTACCCAGCAACATCTTCCGGTTTGTGCCCCTTACACACCTGGATTTACGTGGCAACAAGCTCCAGACGCTGCCTTATGTCGGGTTTTTGGAGCACATCGGACGGATAATGGAACTGCTCCTTGAGGACAATGACTGGGTCTGTGACtgtgacattttacatttgaaaattTGGATGGAGAACATGAGGGCCCAGTCAGCAATCGGGGACGTGATCTGCAGCACACCACATCACCTTAAGGGGACCATTCTGGCGAAAGTGAAGCGGGATGTTCTCTGTCCGTCCCACGCAGACATTAACCTGGAGGAGCCGTCAAAGTCATTGGATATGGTTGTTACTCCCTCATCCAAAGTGTCTCAGATTCCCAAGTTGATCGACGCCAAAGACGACGCCAAGGTACCGACACCGTCTCACATTCCCGGCAGTCCCTGTGTGGAGCACTGTTCTTGTCACAATCACCCCGTGGCTGGGTTTTTGATGCACTGTCAGGACAGAGGAATTCAAAAGGTATCAGATATCGGAATACTTCAGCAGAGCCCCACTAAACTGGTCATGACGGGAAATATGATTCAGAAACTCCTGAAATATGATTTTGTCACATATGACACCTTAGAATTGCTCAACTTGGCCAACAACAGAATTGATTACATTGATAATGAAACTTTCCTCAGCTTGAGCAGCTTGAAAAAACTCTATTTGAATGGCAACAGAATTGAAAAACTGTTCTCCACAATGTTCGTGGGGCTCCACAACCTTGAATACCTGTATCTGGAATACAACCTCATCAAAGAGATTGCTCCAGGCACATTTAATCCCCTGCCAAACCTGAAGCTGTTGTCATTAAATAACAACCTGCTCAGCTCTCTTCCAGCACAGATATTTCGCAATGTGCCCCTCACCAAATTAAACCTGAGAAAAAATCTACTTATGCATCTGCCAGTGAGCAACGTGCTTGATCAACTTGACTCACTCGAGCAGATTTATTTAGAGGACAACCCCTGGGACTGCAGCTGTGACTTGCTCAGCCTCAAACAATGGGTGGAGAAACTCAGAAAGGACATAGTGGTGGGCTCTATTTTGTGTCACACCCCGAAGAAAGTGATGCAGGCTGAACTGAGAAGCCTTCGTCATGAGATCCTATGTCCTGGTCTAGGGACCTACTACTCTATGTCCCCAGGTGGGGAGGAGAGCGTGACGGCAACACTGGGGCCTGACAGCATCGGCAAGGGCTTGTTCAGCTCGCTCACAGACACTGTCCCGCTCTCAGTGCTCATCTTAAGCCTTCTTATGTTTGTGCTCATGATTATATTCTGCTCAGCGGGGttggttgtgtttgtggtgcACCGGCGGCGACGCAGGGCAAAGaagaaggcagcagaggagcagcccCGAGAAAACACCAGCAGTAGTCCCATTCACTTACATTACAGCATGTACGGgcagaaaacaacacaccacACTCTGACACAAAGAACAGGGTCTGCCACTCTGTACGAAGAGAGATCACACAGTCCCATTGTGCAGATCTGTCGCAACCCCACCTACTGCTCCCAGCACAAGGAGCACGACGCAGACTTGGATTATAGCCTCGACGAGCCCAGCACCAAGCATCATGTCTGTCGGAGTATCATGGAGAAGGAGAACACGTCACCGCTCACGGGAAACCCCAGCTCAAAGTTCAGACCCATGACTGGAGAGTGCCCCGCCGAGTTCGTCACGCTCGGAAATCCCAACTCCTTGTACAGGAACATtctggagagggagaaggagctgcagcagcttggaATAACGGAGTACCTTAGGAAAAACATGCCCCAGCTTCAGTCTGCTGTAGACATGCAGGTCCCGGGGCACCAGGAGGAGTTAAAGCTAATGGAGACGATTATGTACTCAAGACCACGCAAGGTCATGCTTGAGCAAACTAAGAATGAGTACTTTGAACTTAAGGCTAACTTGCATACTGAGCCAGACTACTTGGAGGTTCTGGAGCATCAAACTGCTTTTAACTGATCTTAAGCATTCGAAAAATAAATtatacaaaaaatgaaaaataaaaactatatATATTATGTTTTGAACCAAGTGCCTTGTCCTGTCTGCCCTCTTGTACTTTCCACAGTGTGAAATATATATCATGGGCACATCACTTTAAGTTTAATTGTAGCACAGAATGTAACTGGTTTATTTTTGTGAACTTTTATCTGTTGACAGCCATGTTATGTAGCTGGTGAAGGGGGAAGCAGATTTGGCCAAATGTAACTTAAAGAAGCCATTGCAGTGTGTTGAGCAGGCCTGGGTTGAAACCATCTTTGAAATCCACTCAGTCAGCTTTTTCCGATTGATTGAATTTCCACGGTGCACCGCCGCTAAACCAATTGATCCGCACAGcgcataccccccccccccccccccatctgaCATCCTGATAGGATAAAACAGATGTCTGCAAAGAAGCAAGTGAATTTCAATCAACACTTGACCCAGAATTGCTGTTTAATCAGTCTATCCTGACTCTGGGCATGACCTGATTACGCCCTCTGTCAACATAAGCCAGCTGGAAGGCTGTAAGCAGAATGCTCATTGTGCCGTAGAGTTAGCAAAATGCCAACTGTACATTGGAAAACAGTAATAGGAGTGTGGCTCCACTGCTATTTTCCTGTCAGTTTCTTTGATCGATCCAACACGCTGCACACTTGCAGTCAAAGgacctttatttatttttatacaaGCTGGTGTACACaggatgttttttcttctctcaatCAGTAAATACAGCACTTAAAGTATATATTATACACAACTGTAATCTTGTACAAACGCATTGCACTAATCAAATGCCATAAGGTGGTGCATGACAATCAACAGAGTCCTGCtgaaactttttgtttgtttgtttgtttgtttgctagAAAAAATGAGCCACAAATGTGTGTGATccttcactgtgtgtctgtgtgcgcgaGCGCGTGTGAGACTGTGTTTCATGTCACTAATTTATGTCAATATTCAATGAGCATTCAGGAACATCGCTCCTTCCTCATGCGGCGCTGACTGATTTGGAACTGTTTGGAACTTACTAGAGGCGGGGCATATTAACCTGTGAGCACATGAATGGTTACCGACGAGCAACATTACCCAAAAAGCTCCAGCTTTCTAAGCAGACAACCTGCCGACTCACCCCAGCCAACTTTTCTGCGTTGCTCAGCTCTTACTGAAAGCTATGAACTGCTGGTGACATCTCCCACGTGGACATTGTCAGGATTTACACTAGACGGTCCAATCATACTCTTGGAAACTCATTGAAACGGTTCATGTAAGCACACACTCTGTAGCTTTTCTACTTAACtagatttaattatttattctGTATATTTTGTACATACCTATGTTCCAttatatctttgggttttgtgtgCCTTCAGTGCTGTACAGAATATAAACAGAAGTTGTAACTgataaacaggaaataaagagTTGCAATATTACCTAAAGTTGGAGCAGCCTTTATGGATAGCTGAAGCACACTGCATATCCATCATCTTAGATAGAAGAAGGTGGAACGACTGTAGcctctctgcagtctgctgacTAATTGACACTGCAGCCGCCCTGAGCTCCGTCTACATCCCAAAATAATGGCACTCTCTCTCAATGTGTTATCAGTCCTTCACAGTAcatatgtatatgtgcatgcatgtacttGTATACACACCATTTggttgttttcctgctgtgtgagTAATTTAACCCCACCACGATGGCTCAAACCTAGTCCTTAATCACACAAGCATGGCTGCAGGCTTTTTCACCAGCCGTGGATTTCTGCATGactctcattttctccctctcttcggGGAAACAGTGGAGCTTCTCTAATTCCTCTATTTTCTATCATAATTGATGTATCAGAAGCCCTTTTGAAAGAACGCACGCGAAGCCTTGCAGTTTGAACCAGCACTCGCATACCGATACAGATCCCCCAcctacatgaataaataaatgttcataCATTTGTATGCAGACACGCATCATTTAAGGTATGCAAACTCAAAGAAGCAAACAgaccagtacacacacatactcacacacacagcagggaagATGAATTATCCTCTGCAGCTTGATCCTGTGAGACTCATAAGCAATATGCTCTTCTAAAGGTGAGACATTAGCAAAGTGCAGAACTGTGTTCAGAGGGATTCTTTACTTTTGGGACTGACTTCAAATAAACGGAATCACTTCTGAAGTCAAGCTCACCAAGGCGTCCACCTTGCAACGAAATGACGCTGAATTCTTTTAACAAGCCAATAACCACAACTCAAAGAGGAGTTAATGAACTTAGGTCTCATACTGGTAAAACCTTTTGtcttcaaacagaaaaaaatatcttgTTATTCAGTAATTAAATTAGAATTTTCAGGTTTGCCTTCACAATAGATGTCACCATTGTTACTGTATATTGCACAGCATCTTCGTCTCACACTGACTTGTGAACTTTAGAACAGAAGCCCACATGGAGTAGGTGATGTGAGGAGGTTCTGATGCGCTTTGCTGCATGAATTTGCACAATAATGATGAAGAATGGTGATACATTAGAGCTAAGTACCTCTTGTGCGATGGAGCTATGGAGCCATAGCTCTACTGACTGGATGTTCATGTTTAGAGGCAACTGCTGCAACACTGTTCCTCACACACCGATGTACCGACTGTGATCACGTGTAATGTAATTACATGGAAGCATGAACAATGGCGCTAATTGTAGGACTCATAGTAAGCCTGAAAGTGTAAAGGTAAGCAATGGTGAAagataaacacaaaacacattgtttacacacacaaagcacacggGCTAGATTCACAGTCAAACAAGCTCACGGACCTGAGCTCAGACAACACACCAGTAACCGACTGTGACTATTTACAATTCATTTTGAACGCTGCCGATGTTTGTTCTGCATCACAGCCAGACACGAATTGTGTCTCGTGAGCTGAAATGTGGTTATACAGTCGGGTCTCTTTGCACAtgagcagcaaacacaaataatgCCTCTGATACACCAAATAACACAGCATATTATTGCAATAATGGTATTTGTGTTACCTCCATTAATACAGGCAGTAAAGTGGACTTATTGGAGTGTCCACTGTCTGCAGATGATATATTAGCTTTATTAGGGGAAAGCTTTCAAAGAGCAGCCTGAAAAATCTATATCATCTCACCCTGTTATTATTTTATAAAATGGTGTGTCTGTTACATCCCCTAACTGCAAGTCATTAATATTCATATCTGAAAGCACCACAACAGAACATCTCTTCTGGGCAACATTATCGATCCCTCTTTTGCGTCCAAGAGTTTCACCAGGTTCTTTGTGGTAAGCTGCAGTCAATTAATGCCTCACAGATTACATTATTCAGGCTGCGCCTCTGTCTTTGCCTTTAATTCCTCCTGACATTTAATGAACAGTGAGTGGCAGAAATGCAGAACAATCGGGCCGTTGGATATAATTGCCCGAGGACAAAAGGGGTTCGGTGTATGCAAGAGGTGAAAAGATGTGGGTCCTCAATTGAAATTAGCTACTGTTCCTTAGGGGTGGAAGAAGTGTTCACCATCTTTTCAATGTATGCCTTCATTGTGGTGTTGTTCCTTTGGTTAAGTAGTAACTTTTGGGTTGGATTATCTGGAACAATTCATCATATTTTAAAGGAGCATCAtatattttgcatgtaaaatcaCAGCCTGCAAAGTAAGCAGGGTCTATAACAGTTGGGTAAATGTAAGACAATAATTCCCTTTGAAAAAGGAGCAGAAGAACCTACTATGAATGCCAGATTCACCTCACATAACCTGAAACTGGGTTATGTAAATATGAAAGGGTATGGAAAgaagttggattttttttttttttttttttttttaaaggttggAATAGAAGCAGCAGATATCCAGAGTTTCAATCTTTAGTATTAGTTCAAGTTCCTGTCCCAGAATGCAATGCAAGACCAGATTGCAGCCGTCATCTGGgttatttttttcagatttctaGAGCTCCCACCAGAGCCACATTATAGACATTATGCAAATATGTGCAATGAGCAGTACTCCTTGAGACGAGTAAACTGAACTTTGTGTGGAGTGGCCCTTTAATTAATGCTAAATATGATGCTCTAAAACAAGCGTGGCTAGTAAATACTTAAGGTTTTCCGAATACACTGAACACAATTTAGTTCAATTAGGCTTTTTTAGCTTATTATTCTTGAATTGTATTTACTGTCACGAGTCAAATACGaccctgcagcctgcagtgaaTTTGACTTCAGGTGCATTAGAATTCTCTCCTCCGCTTCTCTATCACTTCAGGCCACTTGTGGCCATTTTAATTGATGGGGTGTGATTCTGAAAGAAATCCACATCCATCAATCCTTCCAACTTTCCATTTTCTacacccctttttttttttttttttttttttttgctactcAGGGTCACGGCGGGGGCTGTAccctatcccagcatgcactagGGCAAGTCAAGGCAGACGTGCGTGAAATGCACAGGTTTATGTAAAGTGGTGCAGAAGATTGAGCGCGTCCATTAAAATGTCAATTGATGCTGTAATGGCTGCCAAAGGTGTTTCTAATGCATTCAATGGACTCCACTGGCACGAAATTCCTTCTTAAAGTCCTCACTTTGACAAAAATACGACTGTGGGCATAGAAGAAATGAAgagcataaaaataaaactcaaaggGCATGTATTCAAGGCACTGAAGAGATATTAATACATATCAAGTGTCAACATGCTATGTAGTGTCTTTGGAAAGCCCAACCATGATCGCCCTTATGAGGGGtgactttgtctgtctgcacaccCCCCACTTCCTGACTGAACTGTAGTCTGTTACTGAGCTTTTACCCCGGGGGTGATCTTGCGATGCTGGCTGCCAAGCAGAGCAGCTTGCGATGACGCTATGGACATTGAACCCCGATCCTGTTGTTCGCTTGGCACACAGTTTAAACAGCAAGCCGGTGACCCATTTTTTTGCATCTGAACATCAGAAGTATTCAGTCATGGGATGAACTGCTTTTGTTCTGAGAGCAGCCTCTCAGGTATAGGGGATaaaaactgaaaggaaaaaaatcctcCCGCAAAATCAAACGTTAAAACCGTCCTGTGACAATATATTTTTGAATTTTCTGggtctgttttgttgtttgtctgttgtaTATATATATCGCATGACGCTGAGGtgttttcagagctgctgcGGCTGTGTCGTTTTCTTTCTGATGCCGCCACGTTGCACTGATGTTTGGATGCAGAGACGTTAGCTTCTCCGCCACCTATAGCCTCAATagaccagaatgcaatgcagccTTGAAAGACACTGAGTTTCAAgtctggaaaaggaaaaaaaaatcttaccaACTTGTCAGAAATGCTATTGCTATGCATTTCACTTCATGCACATCTCTCTGCTGCAAGTTCAGGGATGTTCTGCGGCATTCTGGGGAATATAGGAAGTAACTATCTGGACTACAAATCCACAAGGTatagtgagagagagtgagtgagtgccaAATAAAGAAGTAAATTACAGCACTTCATCACCAAATAGCTCTTGGAATGTGTTGAACATCCCAGATTGATGATCTATAACAGTGAAAGTATCTAAGGGAGGATTTCTCCCTTTAATGGAGTGTGAGCAGCACTTAGGTATTACACACAGTAAAGCACAGTGACAATGGATGGGGAGTAATATAGGAAAATGTACAGCGTGATTGAGATCATAACCAGCTGATGGATTAAATGGTTGGTACCATTTGAAGTAaagaaacagactgtgttttatGAATAGTATTGATTTGTTCTGATCTCTCAAAGAggctcattttcctcttcaaTCAAATCCGGAGCGGTTCGTCTTTCATGCAGAACAGCACATTCAAAGAAAAAGCCATTATCTTTAATTGATAAATCTTATTAAATCCttactgatgatgaagaggaagtaATTTAATTTGTAAGTTTTCAGACAGCTGCGCTAAAAGTCCTCCAACTCAACAGAGGGTAACGCTTTGAcgtcatttctttttttttttttttttccacacggTACAACCCTCATCACAGCCAAAGAGTGGCCAGATCCACCTATTCTGGTTCAAATTAATGCGCAGAGTTGTGACACCAAGCGACATTATTGTGGCTTAACATCAGGATAGCAACGCAACACGGGTGGCACACCAGATGCCAAGTCGTCAGCTGAAGCAGGATTTGTCAGTTGGAAATCATGGGGACTAATCATGAGGACTTCAAAaggacagctgaggatgatTCTGATATACTTAGACTCTATTACATGTTCCGTTTAGACAATCATGTGCTTGAATGGCccaagaaaacatttttgatgAGCGACCAAGGTTTGTGCTAAAGCTCTGTgccaaaaacactgcatttcctATGAATGCTTCGTAATAAAAACCAGCGTGTGCTTGGCCAGTTGAATTTGATCTCGAATAATAATACATTCTGGGTGTGCATCAGTCACTGCGACGGAGGATTATCGGCATCGTATCCGGTGAACCCCTCATGAATGTTAAGGCAATTCTGTTCCCATAAGTAAATGGCGGACTCCACTAGCAATGAAGACTCTGATATGGAGCAGTCATCACTAAAGTTCATACATCGATTGTCATCAATTGTCGACCATGAATAGTATCCAAAGTCTTCAGGGGTGGAGCTTTACAAGTGTTGTGCCCCTTAGAGAGTATCACTTCATGTTGCTTTCCGTCCTTTTACCTTGAGGCCAATCTGTAAAAAGATACGCCAATTctcttttaatctgtttttgcaGCTGACAGCACAACATCTCTTTACTATTTTAGCACGTGTTTTTTATTCCTGCATGAAAGCGTCGGTGGCAGAGGCCGGATGTTGGCCGCTCAGCAGCGCGTGGCTGTGGCAACTTCCATGTGCAGTGATCTCACATAATAGCGACCATTTTGCACATGAAATGCTAGTCGTTTAAAGATTCAGATGCACGGTTCAGATAAAGGGCAACAGGTGACACAGATGGAACATGTTAGAGTCCATGTATGACCCTGCCGTTGTTCATAAGTCATGGTCTTTCCTATGCAGTAGCatgggaaaaataaagaaagaaagctcAATGAACCCTATCCCAGAAGTGCCGTATTTCCTCTCTATGGACTCAGTGAATTGAATTTTACAGGCGAGGAAAAGCCCATCCATGCAAATGTAATATGCATGCAGCATGTATGCGCATCCCATAAGAGACTACTCTTTGTTACGTCTTGGAAACGCGGCTTGTCGAGCGTGAAGCGGAGACGGCTGTGACATGCCTGCGATaagagaggagagggcagcACCCTCCAAGACAGAGTCACAAGTCACACTTATGCTCCACACGTTCGAGATGTCCTCATGTGATCACGCTGCAGAAATATGAGATGGTAGCCCAAAGTGTTTCTAATAATATTACAAGCTAATGACCCATTTCGAAAAGTGCCTGGCCCGGCCCACTTGGAGCGCTGAACGGGACCGCTGATGAGCTTTCATGGCTCGAGAAGACGTGCAGACAGAGCAGCGCGAGCCATCCGTTCCTTCCTGCGCTGAATGATGGTGCAATTAAATGTTTCATAGTGTGCCAACGTCAGTACCGCCACTGCAGTGGATCCCAGCTATCTTGCTCTTCCTTCTCAAAGAGCTGTCATGCAAAGCACAGAAGAGAGATGCAAGCctatttcttcttccttttctcgttctgttttcttctgtttgccTCATTCTTCGCTTTCCCTTtcgctcctcctctgcctctgcacgCCAAAGGAACTGTACATCGAAGTCATATCAATTAGGGAAGTAAACTTTAAACCCTTGCTCTCAAAATGATCTCTGGATGCACTGCAAAATGCGGACTATGCCTTCTTTGCTTGGCGTGACGTGGAgaccagcagcaggcaggaaaGAGGAGCCATCACAGAGCAAAAGCAGACTGAAACACAACGCTTATTTTAATCACAATATCCAGTGTGTTGCAAGACATGTGCAAGGTATCTGCAGGAAACAGATTGAGATTTCTCTCCTTTGTTCTTTTGAAGAATTGCGATCAGAGGTATGCAGTCAGGGATCAAAAGGGAAATGTGGCAAAAAAAAGgcgaaaaaaataaatcttgaaATGGTCGAATTTTTGGAGGAATAAACACATTGGGGTGTAAATGCAGAACACAACGCATGAAAAGATCAGGCTTTGTACTAGAATTGTACAGTGTGCGACATGTATGATTAAACATGCCGCCTTGAGCTGTTTGTGCCTTTTTTCAAAGCCCAGCCATCATAATAAATTCATGTCCGTAAGTTACCCGTTAAGTCATGGACTCCTGAGAACTTCTACACTATTCCAGCTTGGAGCACCAGAGAAGTGCAGCAGAGGGCAAGTGCATGGTGACATAAATGTGACATATTCTTCATTATAAGAAAGCCTTTAGGGCCATGAGTGACAAGCAGAGTCATAACTATCGCACTCATGAGCCACGTCATCAGCACAGACTggtgtaaatgtgtttaaatcttACAGTaatggaaacaggaaatgtcCTGGTTTCTAGTTTGGACC
This genomic window contains:
- the slitrk6 gene encoding SLIT and NTRK-like protein 6, which gives rise to MLPCIIFIALFLTAARSQDIHPSQASSSISESCDSLCSCEGKDGILHLNCEQRNISKISQIKIPSGVPFHLNLYKNDLVELRAEEMEGLKNALSLHIGGNSIQELEPGVFSTLGSLKKLHINSNFLVTLKEDTFQGLVNLEFLQADTNFIRVIEPGAFNKLIRLKVLILNDNSIEFLPSNIFRFVPLTHLDLRGNKLQTLPYVGFLEHIGRIMELLLEDNDWVCDCDILHLKIWMENMRAQSAIGDVICSTPHHLKGTILAKVKRDVLCPSHADINLEEPSKSLDMVVTPSSKVSQIPKLIDAKDDAKVPTPSHIPGSPCVEHCSCHNHPVAGFLMHCQDRGIQKVSDIGILQQSPTKLVMTGNMIQKLLKYDFVTYDTLELLNLANNRIDYIDNETFLSLSSLKKLYLNGNRIEKLFSTMFVGLHNLEYLYLEYNLIKEIAPGTFNPLPNLKLLSLNNNLLSSLPAQIFRNVPLTKLNLRKNLLMHLPVSNVLDQLDSLEQIYLEDNPWDCSCDLLSLKQWVEKLRKDIVVGSILCHTPKKVMQAELRSLRHEILCPGLGTYYSMSPGGEESVTATLGPDSIGKGLFSSLTDTVPLSVLILSLLMFVLMIIFCSAGLVVFVVHRRRRRAKKKAAEEQPRENTSSSPIHLHYSMYGQKTTHHTLTQRTGSATLYEERSHSPIVQICRNPTYCSQHKEHDADLDYSLDEPSTKHHVCRSIMEKENTSPLTGNPSSKFRPMTGECPAEFVTLGNPNSLYRNILEREKELQQLGITEYLRKNMPQLQSAVDMQVPGHQEELKLMETIMYSRPRKVMLEQTKNEYFELKANLHTEPDYLEVLEHQTAFN